Proteins from a genomic interval of Rhodococcoides fascians A25f:
- a CDS encoding replication-associated recombination protein A — protein sequence MSGSDVSSSDDPGDGLFETPAPPETTIAESRPTSTYVRPDAPLAVRMRPTTLDEVVGQSHLLAPGAPLRRLVEGSGASSVMLYGPPGTGKTTLASLISGATGRKFEALSALSAGVKEVRNVIELARRRLLSGEQTVLFIDEVHRFSKTQQDALLAAVENRIVLLVAATTENPSFSVVSPLLSRSLVLQLQPLGTEDIELLLTRAANDPRGLDGAVTIAEDAMDHLVRLAAGDARRALTALEAAAGAATGGTLDLATVEASVDKAAVRYDRDGDQHYDVISAFIKSIRGSDVDAALHYLARMITAGEDARFIARRLVVHASEDIGMADPTALQTATAAANAVQMIGMPEARLALAQATIHLATAPKSGAVIAALGAAMADVAAGKSGSVPPHLRDGHYKGAQGLGNAVGYRYPHSSPGGVLGQQYPPDELVGVNYYEPTEHGAEREIATRVGKLRRIIRGR from the coding sequence ATGTCGGGCAGTGATGTTTCGAGCAGCGACGACCCCGGCGATGGTCTCTTCGAAACCCCAGCACCCCCGGAGACGACGATCGCCGAGTCGCGCCCGACCTCGACCTACGTCCGGCCCGACGCGCCGCTGGCGGTGAGAATGCGTCCGACGACCCTCGACGAGGTGGTCGGACAATCTCATCTGCTGGCTCCCGGGGCGCCGCTGCGTCGGCTCGTCGAGGGATCCGGTGCGTCCTCGGTGATGCTCTACGGTCCGCCGGGAACCGGAAAGACGACGCTCGCGTCGTTGATCTCCGGGGCCACCGGACGCAAGTTCGAGGCGTTGTCGGCCCTGTCGGCAGGCGTGAAGGAAGTGCGTAACGTCATCGAACTCGCGCGACGCCGGTTGCTGTCGGGTGAACAGACGGTGCTGTTCATCGACGAGGTGCACCGCTTCTCGAAGACGCAGCAGGACGCGTTGCTCGCAGCCGTAGAGAATCGAATCGTGTTGCTGGTGGCGGCGACCACCGAGAACCCGTCGTTCTCGGTGGTGTCGCCTCTGCTGTCGCGGTCGCTGGTGTTGCAGTTGCAGCCGCTGGGGACCGAGGACATCGAGTTGCTGTTGACCCGCGCCGCCAACGACCCGCGTGGGCTGGACGGGGCGGTGACCATCGCCGAGGACGCGATGGACCACCTCGTGCGGCTCGCGGCCGGGGACGCCCGCCGAGCGTTGACGGCCCTCGAGGCGGCGGCGGGTGCCGCAACCGGCGGAACGCTGGACCTCGCGACGGTCGAGGCCAGTGTCGACAAGGCCGCCGTGCGCTACGACCGCGACGGCGACCAGCACTACGACGTCATCAGTGCGTTCATCAAGTCGATCAGAGGGTCCGACGTCGATGCCGCGCTGCACTATCTGGCGCGCATGATCACTGCAGGCGAGGACGCGCGGTTCATCGCTAGACGGTTGGTGGTGCACGCCAGCGAGGACATCGGGATGGCCGATCCGACTGCATTGCAGACGGCGACGGCCGCGGCGAACGCCGTGCAGATGATCGGCATGCCCGAGGCGCGGTTGGCGCTTGCGCAGGCCACGATCCACTTGGCCACCGCGCCGAAATCGGGTGCGGTGATCGCAGCTCTCGGTGCGGCCATGGCCGATGTAGCGGCCGGAAAGTCGGGATCGGTACCGCCACATCTCCGCGACGGTCACTACAAGGGAGCCCAGGGGTTGGGGAATGCCGTCGGGTATCGGTATCCGCACAGCAGTCCCGGCGGGGTCCTCGGTCAGCAATATCCTCCGGACGAGTTGGTCGGTGTGAACTACTACGAGCCCACCGAGCACGGTGCCGAGCGCGAAATTGCGACCAGGGTGGGCAAACTCCGTCGGATCATCCGGGGCCGATAG
- a CDS encoding kinase → MTATLADPVSEVVAAAQRLLAKRTGAPVTLIDPVNLGGSGQAIVLRVKVSENPFQLPRTLVLKQVRDVTGESELHTELADIAGSSAFLREAASYQFANALATDSRPGPELHAYDLDARLLVLSDLGDASPITTLLRNSDEAAVTNSLMAMAQALGRMHAATVGREDDFAALLRRVGQPDTTDGISAQIPDALAEVPELLAGLPGVGPTPDALLDRVSRSGRLFAHGAFRAFSPSDLCPDNIIVNDEGVRFLDYEWGGFRDATLDITYALASFPGCLCSFELTHEREQAMIDAWRSEVVGIWPALADDTALASKILDARLIWVWLTTYWFLPDDHTRIAAARAHHLSVPRSQALVSRWAVLADSAERAGETGIAEYAASVATALRAKWER, encoded by the coding sequence ATGACCGCAACACTGGCAGACCCTGTATCAGAGGTAGTAGCAGCAGCGCAGCGCCTCCTCGCCAAGCGAACCGGAGCTCCGGTGACGCTGATCGACCCGGTGAATCTCGGCGGTAGCGGCCAGGCGATCGTATTGCGAGTCAAAGTCTCCGAGAACCCCTTTCAGCTGCCCCGCACCCTGGTGCTCAAGCAGGTGCGCGACGTGACCGGCGAGTCCGAACTGCATACCGAATTGGCCGACATCGCAGGGTCGAGTGCCTTCCTGCGGGAGGCAGCCTCGTACCAGTTCGCCAACGCACTGGCCACCGACAGCAGGCCGGGGCCGGAACTGCACGCCTACGATCTCGACGCGCGATTGCTCGTACTCAGCGACCTCGGTGACGCCAGCCCCATCACAACCCTCTTGCGAAACTCGGACGAGGCGGCAGTGACCAACTCGCTGATGGCCATGGCCCAGGCTCTCGGTCGAATGCATGCCGCAACCGTCGGCCGTGAGGACGATTTCGCAGCGCTCCTCCGACGCGTCGGGCAGCCCGACACCACGGACGGAATCTCCGCGCAGATTCCCGATGCACTTGCCGAGGTTCCCGAATTGTTGGCCGGCTTGCCGGGGGTGGGTCCCACCCCGGATGCACTTCTCGATCGCGTATCTCGTAGCGGAAGGTTGTTCGCGCACGGCGCCTTCCGCGCATTCAGCCCGTCCGATCTGTGTCCCGACAACATCATCGTCAACGACGAAGGTGTCCGTTTTCTCGATTACGAGTGGGGCGGATTCCGCGACGCCACACTCGACATCACCTATGCCCTGGCCTCGTTCCCGGGGTGCCTGTGCAGCTTCGAGCTCACGCACGAACGTGAGCAGGCGATGATCGATGCATGGCGTTCGGAGGTCGTCGGGATCTGGCCTGCACTGGCCGACGACACCGCCCTGGCGAGCAAGATCCTCGACGCGCGGCTGATCTGGGTATGGCTGACCACGTACTGGTTCCTGCCCGACGACCACACGCGCATCGCCGCGGCGCGGGCGCACCACCTGTCGGTTCCACGGTCGCAGGCGCTCGTTTCTCGGTGGGCGGTACTGGCCGACAGTGCCGAGCGCGCCGGTGAGACCGGCATCGCCGAGTACGCAGCATCGGTCGCGACCGCCTTGCGGGCGAAGTGGGAGCGGTAG
- a CDS encoding transglutaminase family protein: MSRRYRIKHITTYTYSDRVSSSYGRGFLAPRDMDGQHCTEKSVTVEPAPTDQSFGVDVYGNEDVYFHVTHDHEKLVVTADSLVEVYPRPVDETTSWPATAPWESARMALFDPTVPADSARASAVEFALDLPTPEITDEVRAYAAPSFRPGRPLADVIVDLTHRIFTDFRYLSGSTTVSTTVVDVLSARSGVCQDFARLAIACLRSHGLAARYVSGYLATEPPPGKERMIGVDATHAWAAVWMPNDRWLAFDPTNDQLVDERYATVAWGRDYADVPPLRGVIYTEAEESTISVSVDVAPQ; encoded by the coding sequence ATGAGCCGTCGGTACCGAATCAAGCACATCACGACCTATACCTACTCCGATCGCGTCTCCTCGTCGTACGGGCGAGGATTTCTCGCGCCGCGAGACATGGATGGGCAACACTGCACGGAGAAATCGGTCACCGTGGAACCTGCGCCGACCGATCAGTCCTTCGGGGTCGACGTCTACGGCAACGAGGACGTGTACTTCCACGTGACGCACGATCACGAGAAGCTGGTGGTGACGGCGGACTCGCTGGTGGAGGTCTATCCGCGGCCGGTGGACGAGACCACGTCGTGGCCGGCAACCGCGCCGTGGGAGTCCGCTCGGATGGCGCTGTTCGACCCGACCGTGCCGGCGGATTCGGCCCGGGCATCCGCGGTGGAGTTCGCTCTGGATCTTCCCACTCCGGAGATCACCGACGAGGTGCGCGCGTATGCCGCGCCCAGCTTCCGGCCCGGTCGACCGCTGGCGGACGTCATCGTCGATCTGACGCATCGCATTTTCACGGACTTTCGGTATCTGTCCGGTTCCACGACGGTCTCGACCACCGTGGTCGATGTGCTCTCCGCGCGTTCGGGTGTGTGCCAGGATTTCGCTCGACTGGCCATTGCCTGCCTGCGGTCGCACGGTCTCGCCGCGCGGTACGTATCGGGATATCTGGCGACCGAACCCCCGCCCGGGAAGGAGCGGATGATCGGCGTCGATGCGACCCATGCGTGGGCTGCGGTGTGGATGCCGAACGATCGGTGGCTCGCGTTCGATCCGACCAACGATCAGTTGGTCGACGAGCGGTACGCGACGGTGGCCTGGGGGCGTGACTACGCCGATGTGCCACCGCTGCGCGGGGTCATCTACACCGAGGCGGAGGAGAGCACCATCTCCGTGTCGGTGGACGTTGCACCTCAGTAG
- a CDS encoding circularly permuted type 2 ATP-grasp protein, with the protein MLDPDDNIRPHWAGLIDGMREAGSGAMQTLQSRVSRLVDDHGITYNPIPSGGSEAVPSAVRWGLDSVPLVVAADEWDRLEAGLVQRSMLLDAVLADIYGAQETVRRGLIPPELIFGNPGYLRTAHAITIPGPHQLFMHAADVARSSDGRFQVVADRTQAPSGVGYALADRRVMSRAMPELFQESNPRPLSTFARAVRLALRDAAPASAEDPVVVVLSPGSHSETAFDQAYLATVLGFPLVENADLVVRDGCLWMRSLGKLRRVDVVLRRVDAEFADPLDLRPDSHLGVVGLVEVLRRGAVSVVNTLGSGVLENPALVPLLPALSRALLDEDLVLGSVATYWGGDPNQLSHIGNRLRSLVLRSTTSRRTVVGHDLTDAGARDLWDRIVAEPWKWTGQEVPEFSVAPVGSSIGGGAGEHLAVAPAQVGMRLFTVAQRGGYTPMRGGLGQVVITAPVTDPLITVASKDVWVKSLERVTPADSAPHTPPATVEELPQYAASNVDVVSSPRVLGDLFWFGRYTERAEDMTRLLIAARERNQDYRSMPWLEGSESLPILLEAVTKVSRTGPGFLDEKTRADAIVEMRSLMLSAARLGSLAQSVDRMQQAARAVRDQLSNDTWAVLNRIDTALEELAESPVNNGAQLAASQSSVLRGLLAVSGLASESMVRDAGWYLMDAGKRIERGLQLTALLSATLSHALTPSTEQAVIDSVLSAAESSVIYRRRNSGRARPAAVAQLLLFDEGNPRALVYQLDRLRDDLGSLPDASGTSRPEQLVEQMRVRLRRVDPGDLESVDANGRRVDLIELVDGIHDSLEELSRVVLATHMSLPGGTQPLWGSSNIRTANGVQ; encoded by the coding sequence ATGCTCGATCCCGACGACAACATCCGTCCGCATTGGGCGGGGTTGATCGACGGAATGCGCGAGGCCGGTTCGGGGGCCATGCAGACGTTGCAGTCACGGGTCAGCCGGCTCGTCGACGACCACGGCATCACGTACAACCCCATTCCGTCCGGCGGTTCCGAGGCTGTGCCCAGTGCCGTGCGGTGGGGCTTGGACAGCGTTCCGCTGGTGGTCGCGGCCGACGAGTGGGACCGTCTGGAAGCCGGTTTGGTTCAGCGCTCGATGTTGCTCGATGCGGTACTCGCCGATATCTACGGTGCCCAGGAGACCGTTCGGCGCGGGCTGATCCCGCCGGAGCTGATCTTCGGCAACCCGGGCTATCTGCGGACGGCGCATGCGATCACCATCCCGGGTCCGCATCAGTTGTTCATGCATGCCGCCGACGTCGCCCGCAGCTCGGACGGTCGATTCCAGGTCGTGGCCGACCGAACTCAGGCACCGTCGGGCGTGGGGTATGCGCTCGCGGATCGGCGCGTGATGTCGCGAGCGATGCCCGAGCTGTTCCAGGAGAGCAACCCGAGGCCGCTGTCGACGTTCGCGCGTGCGGTGCGGTTGGCACTGCGCGACGCTGCGCCCGCATCCGCCGAGGATCCGGTGGTGGTTGTACTGAGCCCCGGTTCGCATTCCGAGACTGCGTTCGATCAGGCGTATCTCGCAACGGTTCTCGGCTTCCCGCTGGTGGAGAACGCCGATCTCGTCGTTCGGGACGGCTGCCTCTGGATGCGGTCGCTCGGCAAGCTCCGCCGCGTCGATGTGGTGCTTCGTAGAGTGGACGCCGAGTTCGCCGACCCACTGGACTTGCGCCCGGACTCGCATCTGGGTGTGGTGGGCCTGGTCGAGGTGCTGCGGCGGGGTGCTGTCAGTGTGGTCAACACCCTCGGCAGTGGGGTACTCGAGAACCCGGCACTGGTTCCGCTGCTGCCGGCACTCAGCAGGGCGCTACTGGACGAGGATTTGGTACTCGGTTCGGTTGCCACCTATTGGGGCGGTGACCCGAATCAGCTCTCGCACATCGGTAATCGACTGCGTTCGCTGGTGCTGCGGTCGACCACGTCGCGTCGCACGGTGGTGGGACACGATCTCACTGATGCCGGAGCTCGCGACTTGTGGGATCGGATCGTTGCCGAGCCCTGGAAGTGGACCGGTCAGGAAGTACCGGAATTCTCGGTGGCTCCGGTCGGTTCGTCGATCGGCGGGGGAGCGGGAGAGCACTTGGCGGTGGCTCCCGCGCAAGTGGGGATGAGGCTGTTCACGGTCGCGCAGCGCGGTGGGTACACCCCGATGCGCGGTGGGCTGGGGCAGGTGGTGATCACGGCTCCGGTCACCGATCCGCTCATCACGGTGGCCTCGAAGGATGTCTGGGTGAAGTCGCTGGAACGGGTCACGCCGGCCGATTCTGCGCCGCACACCCCGCCTGCGACGGTGGAAGAGCTGCCGCAGTACGCCGCGTCCAACGTCGACGTGGTCAGCTCACCACGTGTGCTGGGCGATCTGTTCTGGTTCGGTCGCTACACCGAGCGTGCCGAGGACATGACTCGCCTGCTGATCGCGGCGCGCGAACGTAATCAGGACTATCGGTCGATGCCGTGGTTGGAGGGCAGCGAGAGCTTGCCGATCCTGCTCGAAGCGGTCACCAAGGTCTCGCGCACCGGACCGGGTTTCCTCGACGAGAAGACCCGCGCCGACGCGATCGTCGAAATGCGTTCACTGATGCTGTCGGCGGCACGCCTCGGATCGCTGGCGCAATCGGTGGACCGAATGCAGCAGGCGGCGCGCGCGGTGCGCGATCAGCTCTCGAACGACACGTGGGCGGTGCTCAACCGCATCGACACCGCGCTCGAAGAATTGGCGGAATCCCCGGTCAACAACGGTGCCCAACTGGCCGCGTCGCAGTCGAGCGTGCTGCGGGGTCTGCTCGCGGTGTCCGGGTTGGCGTCGGAGTCGATGGTTCGAGATGCCGGCTGGTACCTGATGGACGCGGGCAAACGGATCGAACGTGGCCTGCAACTGACGGCTCTGCTGTCGGCAACCCTCAGCCATGCCCTCACACCGTCCACGGAACAGGCCGTCATCGATTCGGTGTTGTCGGCGGCCGAGTCCTCGGTGATCTATCGCCGACGCAACAGCGGCCGAGCACGTCCGGCGGCTGTTGCGCAGCTGCTGCTGTTCGACGAGGGAAATCCGCGAGCGTTGGTGTATCAGCTCGATCGTCTGCGCGACGACCTCGGATCGCTGCCCGACGCCTCGGGTACCTCACGGCCCGAGCAACTCGTCGAGCAGATGCGGGTGCGGTTGCGCCGAGTGGACCCGGGCGATCTGGAATCGGTCGACGCCAACGGTCGCCGGGTCGACCTGATCGAATTGGTGGACGGCATCCACGATTCCCTCGAAGAGTTGTCTCGCGTGGTCCTCGCGACGCACATGTCGTTGCCGGGTGGCACGCAGCCGCTGTGGGGTAGCTCGAACATTCGAACTGCGAACGGGGTGCAGTGA
- a CDS encoding transglutaminase family protein yields MGIKVALEHRTSYQFDRTVKIFPHEIRLRPAPHSRTPIEAYSLKIEPAEHFVNWQQDVFGNFLARVVFPERTDHLSITVGLVADMASINPLDFFVEEWAEHFGFTYEEHDLPDLEPYLRPVDEGKAGSGPGPVVSAWVEKLQAAVVERGESLRTIDFLVMANQAVMGDVGYSVRMEPGVQTPDLTLTSAVGSCRDSAWLLVSVLRQMGLAARFVSGYLVQLSSDVKSLDGPSGPVEDFTDLHAWTEVYLPGAGWVGMDPTSGLFAGEGHIPLSATPHPSTAAAISGATSKCKAELDFSNTVVRVHEDPRTTLPYTADQWESIKVTAEKIDKRMHDQDIRLTVGGEPTFVAIENQEAPEWNTTADGPHKRKLASVLAERLRTIYAPDGLVQRSQGKWYPGEPLPRWQVGLFWRTDGQALWHDSDLIADPWLAEDLRPEPVDNSASQELIDELVKALGLPASQARPAYEDPLVKLLDLVRQPYGDPPADDDDLEPGADSANARKQLLERLDASTDEPAAFVLPISRTEDGSGWESSDWKLRRGRIVLLEGDSPAGLRLPLRAISWDGGLVENPSDPTAPTPDLPIRQLTQQPPRAVNPAESRYAQLVNETSGVGGTAVTALVAEVRDGVLHVFMPPMDRLDDFVDLVSRVEHAASTIDTPVVIEGYGPPSDPRIQTLTVTPDPGVIEVNVQPTSSWAEQNELMERLYLEARKSRLSTEGFDNDGTTRGTGGGNHITLGGVTPVDSPVLRRPDLLVSLLTHWQRHPSLSYLFSGRFIGTTSQAPRADEGREESLYELEVAFSEIRRLTDGDRSASPWVVDRALRHLLTDITGNTHRAEFCIDKLYSPDSTRGRLGLLELRGFEMPPHHQMAMVQSLLVRSMVSRFWDTPLQAPLIRHGANLHGRYMLPHFVINDIGRVVEDLREHGIEFDTSWLDPFTEFRFPRIGTTVVGDAEIELRGAIEPWNTLGEESTSSGTARYVDSSVERIQVQVAGADAGRYLLTCNGVPVPLLRTDRQDVQVAGVRYRAWQPPSALHPTIEVQSPLRFDLVEMQTGRAVGGCSYHVVHPGGRSYDGPPVNSVEAEARRNGRFEEGGFTSGKVDVARLLEMHARQAIDVSAPGMLDLRRTGVHTP; encoded by the coding sequence GTGGGCATCAAGGTTGCACTCGAACACCGCACCAGCTACCAGTTCGACCGCACTGTAAAGATCTTTCCGCATGAAATTCGGTTGCGCCCCGCGCCACATTCGCGCACACCGATCGAGGCGTATTCGCTGAAAATCGAACCAGCGGAACACTTCGTCAACTGGCAGCAGGACGTCTTCGGCAACTTTCTTGCTCGGGTGGTGTTTCCCGAGCGCACCGACCATCTGTCGATCACGGTCGGACTCGTCGCAGACATGGCGTCGATCAACCCGCTGGACTTCTTCGTCGAAGAATGGGCGGAGCACTTCGGATTCACGTACGAAGAGCACGACCTTCCTGATCTGGAGCCGTACCTGCGTCCGGTGGATGAAGGCAAGGCAGGCTCGGGTCCCGGTCCGGTGGTCTCGGCCTGGGTGGAGAAACTGCAGGCAGCCGTAGTCGAACGCGGAGAGTCGTTGCGCACCATCGACTTTCTCGTCATGGCAAACCAAGCAGTCATGGGTGACGTCGGTTACTCCGTGCGGATGGAGCCCGGGGTGCAGACGCCCGATCTGACGCTGACGTCCGCTGTGGGGTCTTGCCGTGACTCGGCATGGTTGCTGGTTTCGGTGCTGCGCCAAATGGGTCTTGCCGCGCGTTTCGTCTCCGGCTATCTCGTTCAGTTGTCCTCGGACGTCAAGTCGTTGGACGGTCCGTCCGGTCCTGTCGAGGACTTCACCGATCTGCACGCATGGACCGAGGTGTATCTGCCCGGGGCGGGCTGGGTCGGGATGGATCCGACATCGGGTCTGTTCGCAGGCGAGGGGCACATCCCACTCTCGGCGACGCCGCACCCGTCCACGGCGGCCGCGATCTCCGGTGCGACGAGCAAGTGCAAGGCCGAACTCGATTTTTCGAACACCGTCGTCCGCGTGCACGAGGACCCGCGAACGACGTTGCCGTACACGGCCGATCAGTGGGAATCGATCAAGGTCACGGCGGAGAAGATCGACAAGCGGATGCACGACCAGGACATCCGGTTGACGGTCGGTGGTGAGCCGACGTTCGTCGCCATCGAGAATCAGGAAGCCCCGGAGTGGAACACCACAGCCGACGGCCCACACAAGCGAAAGCTGGCCAGTGTGCTGGCCGAACGCCTTCGGACCATCTACGCACCGGACGGGCTGGTACAGCGCAGTCAGGGCAAGTGGTACCCCGGCGAGCCGCTGCCGCGGTGGCAGGTGGGACTGTTCTGGCGCACCGACGGTCAAGCACTGTGGCACGATTCCGATCTGATCGCAGATCCCTGGTTGGCCGAGGACCTTCGCCCGGAGCCGGTGGACAACTCGGCGTCGCAGGAGTTGATCGACGAGTTGGTCAAGGCGCTCGGACTGCCTGCCTCACAAGCGCGTCCCGCCTACGAGGACCCGCTGGTGAAACTGTTGGACCTGGTTCGTCAGCCCTACGGTGACCCGCCGGCCGACGACGACGATCTCGAACCGGGAGCCGATTCCGCGAACGCCAGAAAACAACTGCTCGAGCGGCTCGATGCAAGCACGGACGAGCCTGCGGCGTTCGTGTTGCCGATATCTCGCACCGAGGACGGCTCCGGCTGGGAGAGCTCGGACTGGAAGTTGCGCCGAGGCCGAATCGTGTTGCTGGAGGGCGACTCTCCTGCCGGTCTACGGTTGCCGCTCCGCGCGATCTCCTGGGACGGTGGTCTGGTCGAGAACCCGTCCGATCCCACCGCGCCCACTCCCGATCTACCCATTCGGCAATTGACGCAGCAACCGCCGCGTGCGGTGAATCCGGCCGAGTCGCGGTACGCGCAGTTGGTGAACGAGACGTCCGGGGTAGGCGGCACCGCCGTGACCGCTCTGGTCGCCGAGGTCCGAGACGGCGTTCTGCACGTGTTCATGCCGCCGATGGATCGTTTGGACGATTTTGTCGACCTCGTCTCGCGCGTCGAGCACGCGGCCTCGACCATCGACACGCCTGTCGTCATCGAGGGTTACGGTCCGCCGTCGGATCCGCGCATCCAAACCCTGACCGTCACACCGGATCCCGGTGTGATCGAGGTCAACGTTCAACCGACGTCCTCGTGGGCCGAACAGAACGAGCTCATGGAACGCCTCTACCTCGAGGCACGTAAGTCCCGGTTGAGCACCGAAGGATTCGACAACGACGGCACCACTCGCGGAACCGGGGGTGGCAACCACATCACCCTGGGCGGGGTCACACCCGTGGACTCGCCGGTACTCCGTCGACCGGACTTGCTGGTGTCGCTGCTGACGCATTGGCAGCGTCACCCGTCGCTGTCGTACCTGTTCTCGGGACGATTCATCGGAACCACGTCGCAGGCTCCTCGTGCCGACGAGGGTCGCGAGGAATCGCTCTACGAACTCGAGGTGGCGTTCAGCGAGATCAGGCGACTGACCGATGGAGATCGATCTGCGTCGCCCTGGGTGGTGGATCGGGCGTTGCGTCACCTGCTCACCGACATCACCGGGAACACGCACCGTGCCGAGTTCTGCATAGACAAGCTCTACAGTCCCGACTCCACTCGGGGCCGACTGGGATTGCTCGAGCTGCGCGGGTTCGAGATGCCGCCCCATCATCAGATGGCAATGGTGCAGTCACTGCTCGTGCGTTCGATGGTCTCGCGCTTCTGGGACACCCCGCTCCAGGCACCTCTGATTCGGCACGGCGCGAACCTGCACGGGCGGTACATGCTGCCGCACTTCGTCATCAACGACATCGGCCGCGTGGTGGAGGACCTTCGCGAGCACGGCATCGAGTTCGACACCAGCTGGCTGGACCCGTTCACCGAGTTCCGCTTCCCGCGGATCGGAACCACCGTGGTCGGCGACGCCGAGATCGAACTACGTGGCGCGATCGAGCCGTGGAACACCCTCGGTGAGGAATCGACGTCCTCGGGAACTGCGCGCTACGTGGATTCCTCGGTGGAGCGCATTCAGGTCCAGGTCGCCGGAGCCGATGCGGGTCGATACCTGTTGACGTGCAACGGCGTGCCGGTGCCGCTGTTGCGCACCGATCGACAGGACGTTCAGGTCGCTGGGGTGCGGTACCGCGCATGGCAGCCGCCGAGCGCTCTGCACCCGACGATCGAGGTACAGAGTCCGCTGCGTTTCGATCTCGTGGAGATGCAGACCGGGCGCGCGGTGGGCGGATGCTCGTACCATGTCGTTCACCCGGGCGGTAGGTCGTACGACGGCCCACCCGTCAACTCCGTCGAGGCCGAAGCACGCCGTAACGGCCGCTTCGAGGAGGGTGGGTTCACCTCGGGCAAGGTGGACGTAGCAAGATTGCTCGAGATGCACGCTCGACAGGCGATCGATGTGAGTGCTCCCGGCATGTTGGACCTGCGCCGAACAGGAGTTCACACGCCCTGA